Proteins encoded in a region of the Haloglomus salinum genome:
- the pfdA gene encoding prefoldin subunit alpha, with translation MSLGGGGGGGMDQLQQQLQALEQEKEAVQEEIEGVQADKTDIDEAIDALEELETNDTVKVPLGGDAYVSAELGSIEEIVVSIGGGFAAERDQEGAIATLESKKDVLDERIAELEAEIDEIEEQTEQVEQKAQQAQQQQMQQMMQQQQQMEGGEGDEDE, from the coding sequence ATGAGTCTCGGTGGCGGCGGTGGCGGCGGCATGGACCAGCTGCAGCAGCAACTCCAGGCGCTCGAGCAGGAGAAGGAGGCCGTTCAGGAGGAAATCGAGGGCGTGCAGGCCGACAAGACCGACATCGACGAGGCCATCGACGCGCTGGAGGAGCTTGAGACGAACGACACCGTGAAGGTGCCGCTCGGCGGCGACGCGTACGTCAGCGCCGAGCTCGGGAGCATCGAGGAGATCGTCGTCTCCATCGGCGGCGGCTTCGCCGCCGAGCGCGACCAGGAGGGCGCCATCGCCACGCTCGAGAGCAAGAAGGACGTGCTCGACGAGCGAATCGCCGAGCTGGAGGCCGAGATCGACGAGATCGAGGAGCAGACCGAGCAGGTCGAGCAGAAGGCTCAGCAGGCCCAGCAGCAGCAGATGCAGCAGATGATGCAGCAGCAACAGCAGATGGAGGGCGGCGAGGGCGACGAGGACGAGTGA
- a CDS encoding histone deacetylase family protein, with translation MRFGYRDACLRHETGARHPESSDRLRAIRRRLSRLHGVEYEEGSLATREALERVHDPSYLDEVEQFCADGGGTWDADTVAVGATWEAARASAGLSVWAANAALDGHQGHDTPFAIGRPPGHHAEPDDAMGFCFLGNAGVAATDALQRDDVDRVAVFDWDVHHGNGTQKMFYERGDVFYASIHERGLFPGTGHVDEPGRDEGEGSILNVPYRGGCGDAEYLAAIDEALRPALERYDPDLLIVSAGFDAHEHDPISRMRVSTEGYGAMTRRLDDLCDDLDAALAFVLEGGYSLDALADSIAMVHETMHGRDPVETDEAVSDRARERLDEVREEHGL, from the coding sequence ATGCGATTCGGCTACCGCGACGCCTGTCTGCGACACGAGACCGGCGCCCGGCACCCGGAGTCCTCGGACCGGCTCCGGGCCATCCGCCGGCGCCTCTCGCGTCTCCACGGCGTCGAGTACGAGGAGGGCTCGCTGGCGACCCGCGAGGCGCTCGAACGCGTCCACGACCCCTCGTATCTGGACGAGGTCGAGCAGTTCTGCGCGGACGGCGGCGGTACCTGGGACGCCGACACCGTGGCGGTGGGCGCCACCTGGGAGGCCGCTCGTGCCAGCGCCGGGCTCTCGGTGTGGGCGGCCAACGCGGCGCTCGACGGCCACCAGGGCCACGACACCCCCTTCGCCATCGGCCGGCCGCCCGGCCACCACGCCGAACCGGACGACGCGATGGGCTTCTGCTTCCTCGGCAACGCCGGCGTCGCGGCCACCGACGCCCTCCAGCGCGACGACGTCGACCGCGTCGCTGTCTTCGACTGGGACGTCCACCACGGCAACGGCACCCAGAAGATGTTCTACGAGCGCGGCGACGTGTTCTACGCGTCCATCCACGAGCGCGGCCTCTTCCCCGGCACCGGCCACGTCGACGAACCCGGTCGCGACGAGGGCGAAGGTTCCATCCTGAACGTCCCCTACCGGGGTGGCTGTGGCGACGCCGAGTACCTCGCGGCCATCGACGAGGCGCTTCGGCCTGCCCTGGAGCGGTACGACCCGGACCTCCTCATCGTCAGCGCGGGCTTCGACGCCCACGAGCACGACCCCATCTCCCGGATGCGGGTCTCGACCGAGGGGTACGGCGCGATGACCCGCCGGCTGGACGACCTCTGTGACGACCTCGATGCCGCGCTCGCGTTCGTCCTCGAGGGCGGCTACAGCCTCGATGCGCTCGCGGATTCCATCGCGATGGTCCACGAGACGATGCACGGCCGGGACCCCGTCGAGACCGACGAGGCGGTCAGCGACCGGGCACGCGAGCGGCTGGACGAGGTGCGCGAGGAACACGGGTTGTGA
- the rpl18a gene encoding 50S ribosomal protein L18Ae: MSEYTVSGRFQARDGWQEFETNVEAPNEDVARERTYANVGSRHGKKRTQVELEEVRAA; the protein is encoded by the coding sequence ATGAGCGAGTATACGGTCAGCGGGCGCTTCCAGGCCCGCGACGGCTGGCAGGAGTTCGAGACGAACGTGGAGGCCCCCAACGAGGACGTCGCCCGCGAGCGGACGTACGCCAACGTCGGCTCCCGACACGGCAAGAAGCGTACGCAGGTCGAGCTCGAGGAGGTGCGTGCGGCATGA
- the ftsY gene encoding signal recognition particle-docking protein FtsY produces the protein MFDGLKEKLGKFRDDATEEAVEVEEPDEESEAAAESDAAEPDDPPESADAAADAAPGSAEAEADAEPEAGTVPDDAATDESGGEGAEPSADAVAEAAEAAPDDESESESESGPERDSDVPDALSRRTEEVTAGSAEETGGESLFGSVKRAATGKALIKREELQKPLEELEMALIQGDVEMSVAQAITDRIEEQLVGQTRAQVQTGEIVVQRAIGDALKDVISVGQFDFDQRIQEADKPVTIIFTGVNGVGKTTTIAKLARRFQNQGLTPVIANGDTYRAGANEQIEEHAEALDAKIITHQQGGDPAAVIYDAVEYAEANDADVVLGDTAGRLHTSNDLMAQLEKIDRVVDPDMTIFVDEAVAGQDATQRAKQFNDAAEIDGVVLTKADADSQGGAAVSIAHVTGKPILFLGVGQGYEDLERFDPDVIVDRIVGEE, from the coding sequence ATGTTCGACGGACTGAAGGAGAAACTCGGGAAGTTCCGCGACGACGCTACCGAGGAGGCCGTCGAGGTCGAGGAGCCCGACGAGGAATCGGAAGCGGCGGCCGAGTCGGACGCCGCCGAGCCCGACGACCCTCCCGAGTCCGCTGACGCGGCGGCCGACGCCGCTCCCGGGTCCGCAGAAGCGGAAGCCGACGCCGAGCCGGAGGCCGGCACGGTCCCCGACGACGCCGCTACGGACGAGAGCGGGGGCGAAGGTGCGGAACCCTCCGCCGACGCGGTCGCCGAGGCCGCCGAGGCCGCGCCGGACGACGAGTCTGAGTCCGAATCCGAGTCCGGCCCCGAGCGCGACAGCGATGTCCCCGACGCGCTCTCGCGCCGGACGGAGGAGGTGACCGCCGGCTCCGCCGAGGAGACCGGCGGTGAGAGCCTCTTCGGCTCGGTCAAGCGCGCCGCGACCGGGAAGGCGCTCATCAAGCGCGAGGAGCTGCAGAAGCCCCTCGAGGAGCTGGAGATGGCGCTCATCCAGGGCGACGTGGAGATGAGCGTCGCGCAGGCCATCACCGACCGCATCGAGGAGCAGCTGGTCGGCCAGACCCGGGCGCAGGTCCAGACCGGCGAGATCGTCGTCCAGCGCGCCATCGGTGACGCGCTCAAGGATGTCATCAGCGTCGGCCAGTTCGACTTCGACCAGCGCATCCAGGAGGCCGACAAGCCCGTCACCATCATCTTCACCGGCGTCAACGGCGTCGGGAAGACCACCACCATCGCCAAGCTCGCGCGGCGCTTCCAGAACCAGGGGCTCACCCCCGTTATCGCCAACGGTGACACCTACCGCGCCGGCGCCAACGAGCAGATCGAGGAGCACGCCGAGGCGCTCGACGCGAAGATTATCACGCACCAGCAGGGCGGTGACCCGGCGGCCGTCATCTACGACGCCGTCGAGTACGCCGAGGCCAACGACGCCGACGTGGTGCTGGGCGACACCGCCGGTCGCCTGCACACCTCGAACGACCTGATGGCCCAGCTGGAGAAGATCGACCGCGTCGTCGACCCGGACATGACCATCTTCGTCGACGAGGCGGTCGCCGGACAGGACGCCACCCAGCGTGCGAAGCAGTTCAACGACGCCGCCGAGATCGACGGCGTCGTGCTGACGAAGGCCGACGCCGACTCGCAGGGCGGCGCCGCCGTGTCGATTGCCCACGTCACGGGCAAGCCCATCCTCTTCCTCGGGGTCGGGCAGGGGTACGAGGACCTCGAACGGTTCGACCCGGATGTCATCGTCGACCGCATCGTCGGCGAGGAGTGA